The Hydrogenobacter thermophilus TK-6 genome window below encodes:
- a CDS encoding TetR/AcrR family transcriptional regulator — translation MHRASLKERKKLEIIRVACKLFSEKGYYNTTIPDIAEALGMSVGNLYNYFESKEELAKEIMLTVSRWVAEKLRKVNEMNVSTKEKIYHFTKAFFETALNEPELINYFLRVFLVNREVFKEGCEGFACVGEVVTEVMVLLSDGVERGELRNQSFFPAFTTIMGPLGGMVFLHNEGVLDKPLMDYAEEVAENIWNALRS, via the coding sequence ATGCACAGGGCATCCTTAAAAGAAAGGAAAAAGCTTGAAATTATAAGAGTTGCCTGTAAGCTCTTTTCTGAAAAAGGGTACTATAACACGACCATCCCTGACATTGCGGAAGCTCTTGGTATGAGCGTAGGCAACCTTTACAACTACTTTGAGTCAAAGGAAGAGTTGGCAAAGGAAATAATGCTCACCGTATCAAGATGGGTGGCAGAAAAACTCAGAAAAGTCAATGAGATGAATGTATCTACTAAGGAAAAAATTTACCACTTTACAAAGGCATTTTTTGAAACCGCGCTGAACGAGCCTGAGCTTATAAACTACTTTCTGAGGGTTTTTTTAGTAAACAGGGAGGTCTTCAAGGAGGGGTGTGAAGGTTTTGCCTGCGTAGGTGAGGTGGTGACTGAGGTAATGGTTTTGCTCTCCGATGGAGTGGAGAGAGGCGAGCTTAGAAACCAGAGCTTCTTCCCGGCTTTTACTACCATAATGGGTCCTCTGGGTGGTATGGTGTTCCTTCACAACGAAGGTGTTCTAGACAAACCCCTTATGGACTATGCAGAGGAGGTGGCGGAGAACATATGGAACGCTCTCAGGAGCTAA